The following is a genomic window from Deltaproteobacteria bacterium.
CAAAAGGTCGACGGGAATCTCCCCTCCCTCGAGGTAGCGCTCCGCGAGCTCATCGTCAGCGTCCGCGGCAACCTCGACGAGCGTTTCCCTGAGCTTTACCGCCTCCTCCATCATCTCGGCGGGTATTTCCCCCCGCAATACGGTCCTGCCCAGGTCGGAATCATCAAAGGTGAGGGATTCCATGTTCACCAGATCGATGACCCCCCGGAAGGACTCTTCCGACCCGATGGGGAGGGTGACGATCACCGGATTTGCTCCCAGCTTTTCCCTCATCTCCCCCATCACCTTCAGGTAATCGGCCCCGGGCCTGTCCATTTTGTTGACGAAGGCTATGATGGGGACCCGGAACTTTACCGCCTGATTCCACACCACCTCGGACTGGGGCTCGACGCCTCCCACGGCGCAGAACACCGCCACCGCTCCCGCCAGGACCCTAAGGGACCTCTCCACTTCGATGGTGAAATCCACGTGTCCGGGCGTGTCGATTAAGTGAATCTCGGCTCCCTTCCAGGGGAACTGGGTGACGGCAGCGGTGATGGTGATCCCCCGCTCCTTTTCCTGGGGAAGGTAGTCCATCTGTGCCTCCCCGTCATGGACCTCCCCTATCTTGTAGCTGATACCCGAGTAGTAGAGGAACCTCTCCGTGAGGGTCGTCTTGCCGGCGTCGATATGGGCGATAATGCCGATGTTCCTTATGCGTGACACCCTTTCCCTGAAGGAACTCACATGGCCCCCTTAAAAGTTTTCCCTGAAGAGGTTGAAGGTGGACGTCCCGGGAATCTCCCGGTCCCTCAACACATGGTCCAGGACAGCCGCTGACTGTCCCTGTGGCAGGTTTCTCAGGTCCACGAGAAAATCGCTTATGCCGATCCCCATGAAACGGTCTATGTAGCCGCTTGCGCTGTAGTGTATCTCCGGGTACAGAGCCGTTCCCCGGGATTTCGTGACCGCCCTGAATTCTTCCCCCATCCGGCTTTCCACCAACCGCTCCCCGTCTTCACGGAAGGGGCGAAGGCGGGACACCATGAGGGGAACGCTCATGAAAACCGGCAATATCCCGAGCCCCCGCAGAAACTTCGCCTCCTTCAAAAGATTCTTGAACGTGGTTTCCAGGGGCAGAATAAAACGGGAGACGCCCAGTCCGTGGAGGAGCAGGCACGACGCGGTATTGAAAGAATAGAGGCCGTGGTCCGAAATCACCTCGACTTTGCGAGCCGGGCCATGCTCCCGGAGCACCTTTATCCATCCCACATCGGGCACGACAAACCTGCGAAACCCCATGTCGGCGATCTTCTTAATCCCCCCCCGGTAAAAGGTCAGGAGCGCGTCCGACTGGCACGGCGGCAGGGCAAAGATCAGCTTGCTCCTGTCAAAGGGCATCAGCTCCTGTGAATCCCTCACGAGGCTCTTGGTCACGCTGACGATCACGTAGTCGGCCATGTCCCGTATCGCCTTCGCCTCCCTTACCGTCTCGACGGCGGCGTACAGGCCCGTCGGCTTCCTCTCCTTCCGGGTCCCCGGTATCCTCAGGGACGATATGATCGATACCCTCCTCTTCTTCAGGTCCAGGTAGAGCGATTTGTCGAAGTCCTTCGACGCCTTTTCAAAAACCCGCACCACGTCGCCGGGGGCAATTCCCGACGGCGGGTTCCCGCGCAGAACGACACTCCCCAGGGGGAAGTCCCCCCGGTAGGAATCGGCGAGCAGTTTCTCCAGCGCAGCGGGGCTGACCCGTGCCTCCTCTCTCTTCCCCTCGACCCGGAAGTCGTAGCGTTTCCTGAAGCCTGCCATGGAGCCAGTCACGGTTATGACGGCCCCCTTCACGAACACGGAGAAGCGGGTGCCCGACGAGGGAAGGCCCGCATACAGGGACGCGGCAGATTCGGTGGCCTTTTTCCTTTCCCGCCCCGGGCTCACCCGGTAGAGGAGGTCCCCCTCCCGGACATCAAAGGGCACCTTGACCCACATCTCGTCGTCCTTCCTCTCCATAGCGAGGAGGGTAAAGCCCGTTCCCCTGCCGGTGACACGGTTTTGCACCCTCAGCCGCTCCCCTTTTTTCAGCTCACAGCGGCTCGTTATCAGCACATAGGGGCGGCGTATGGCAGCGATATTCCCGATAAACTCCCCTACGGCTCCCGCCGTCTCCGAGGTAGCCGTGCTCGTCTCGTCTTCGCCGGAGATCACCCCGCCTGCCCGTTCCCGTCCAATCACCCCCTCGAGCATCGCCTCGCCCTCGAGAACTCCCTCTTCGGCCTGCCCCGCGTAAATTTTGTCTATCGCCTTCCTGTAGGCCGATACCACATCGTGAACGTACTCGGCCCCCCGCATCCTTCCCTCGATCTTGAAAGCCCGCACCCCGAGCTTCATCAGCCCGGGCAGCATCCTCATCAGGGAGAGATCCTTCGCAGAGAAGAAGGATGCCTCACGGTTCAGCCTCCTTTCCCTGAACACCCGCCTGCAGGGCTGCACGCACTCCCCGCGGTTTCCGCTCTTACCGCCGAGGTAGCTCGAAAAGAGACACTTCCCCGAGTAGGAAAAGCACATGGCGCCGTGAACGAACAGCTCCACGTCGAGGGAGCTTCTCCTGACAGCTTCCCTGACCTGCTCCAGGTCGAGATGCCTTTCGAGGATTGCCCGCCGCACGCCCAGTCCGGCGTATACATCGAGAATCCTCGCGTTGAAGTTCCCCATCATGGTGCTTGCGTGGATCTCGGCGGATGGAAAGTGGGTCCTCAGTATCTCCAGGGCACCGAGGTCCCCCACGATAAACGCGTCGGGGGAGTAAAGGGACGCCGCCGAGACGAGGTCGATGAAAGAGGGGAGCTCCTCTTCGAGGACCTGGGTGTTCACCGTTACGTAAACCCGTGCGCCGCGCTCGTGGGCATAGGGAATAAGTTTCGCAAGGTCGGGGATGGAGAAGTTATCGGCCCTGATCCGTGCGTTGAAGCGGGGAAGCCCGATGTATACGGCATCCGCTCCGGCATCGAGGGCGGAAAAGAAGCTCTCCAGGTTTCCCGCGGGAGCAAGCAGCTCCGGCTTGCCGGAAAATGGCTCTTTCCTCTTTTGCCGCCTCTTCGCTAAGGGGGGCCTGTCCTTTTTCCGACCCCTCCTGTGCCTATCGCCTGCCTCTTTCATTCTCCTGCGCATGGGGCGCTCCCATCCTCCTGAAGATTTAAATTATACCAGTTTCGGCGTGAACAGAAGAGAGGGGGAACGCTCCGTCGAAATGAGCAGCTGCGCCCGGAGGGCTTCGCGCATGCGCGAGGGGCAGACGAAGGAAGACCTCCCCGTAACCATTAAACTTTTGCGGGAAATGAGCGATGAAGACTGAGAGGAAAAATAATCGTGTGCGAGGAGGTCCGGCATGCATTACGTACCCCTGGTGCTGATCGCGGCAGGAGTCGGGTGGGGTATCCTCACCTACAACGCCTTCGTGAGCATGAAAAACAGGATCAGGAACTCGTTTCACCAGATCGACGTCCAGCTCCGGCGGAAAATAGACCTGATCCCCAACCTCGTCGAGGTGGTCAAGGATTACATGAGCTTCGAGAAGGATACGCTGGAGAGGGTGATACAGGCCAGGAGCATGGTTACCCGGGCAAAAGACCCGAAGGAGAAGGCCGAGTCGTCGGCGCTGCTGACCGATGCCCTCAAGTCGCTCTTCGCCGTCGTGGAGAGTTATCCCGATCTCAAGGCAAACAGGGCAGTGGCGGATCTCGAAGAGGAGCTGACGTCGACGGAAAACCGCATCGCCTATTCACGGCAGTTCTACAACGACTGCGTGATGGCGTACAACACAAAGCTCGAAAAATTCCCCTCCAACCTGATCGGCTCGCTGTTCAACTACGAGAAGGAGATCTACTTCGACACGGGAGGCGAGAGGGAGCAGAGGATCAGGGTCGATCTCGTACCTGGCAACTGACCTGATCCATGGCTGTCCAGGGTAAACAGTGTCATCGATGCGGCGGGGCCGTTTCCGCCTCCCCTTCCGAATGCCCCTTTTGTTCCGCCCACGGGGTGCCCCTCGGGATGGTCACCTTCCACGAGGCGATCGAGCAAAACAGGAGGGCCTCGTACCTTTTGACGGCAGCGCTCGTCGTAACGGCGGTTCTCGTCGGCTACGTCACCGGAAAGGCCCAGGGCCATACCATTGCCGGTGTCATGCTCGCCCTGTCAATCCTGGCGGTCCTCGCCATCGTCACGTTGACGTCCGGGAAGGAGATTCCCCTCCTCGTAAACAGCGCGACGAAAGCCGACGCCGAAACGGAGCTGCTCCTCACGAACATCATCGAGGAGCTGAAAATCGCCTCGGGCCTCCGCTCCACACCGGAAGTGTACGTCATCGAAGACGGCACGATCAATGCCTTCGCATCTGCCCTCTCCGACGAGGCGGCCGCAATAGCCGTGACGCGAGGGGCCATCGGCAACCTGACCCGGGAGGAGCTCCAGGGGGTCCTGGCCCACGAGGTGTCCCATATCCTCGGCAGGGACACCAGGTACTTTCTCTTTCTCTCGGTCTTTGTGGGCTCGGTCGTCATGATTTCTGACCTTTTTCTCAAGATCGGCCTCTTTTCCCGGAGGGCGCGCCTCTCCATCGGGCTCGTGGTCCCGGCCCTGTTTCTCGCGCTCTTCTCGCCGCTGATCGTCACCATCCTCCGTTTCGCCATATCGCGGAAGAGGGAGTTCCTCGCCGACGCCCGGGCGGTGCAGATGACACGCAATCCCGCGGCGCTGGCATCGGCGCTCCGCAAGACGACACGGTTCGGTTCCCGGATCGAGGGGGTCAACAGGGCAACGAGGCACATGTTCATCCTGAACCCCTCCCCGGCAAACGGGTTCGGCGATCGGTTCCTCTTCTCCACCCACCCTCCCGTCGAAGAGCGCATCAAGCGCCTTCAGATGATGGGGGCACGATTTTTCCAAAAATAGATTCCCCCTTGATATATAATTGCTACTAATCCGGCTTATGGACGAATGCCTTTTCGGCTGCACGGGAAGCCTGCCGGCCGAAAAGCGAGGGATTACGGGCACAATCGGAGCGCCTCGCAGCGCGGCGGGAGCCGTGAGAGGGCGGAAACCTTTTTCGTGTCCGGTCGTGACGGAAAAAAAACGCGGGAGGTTGGATATGCTGGAAAAGGTCAGGATCTTCGGAAAGGACACGTGACCCTACACGGTTCGCGCCCGTGAGGATTACGCGAAAAACGGATTCGACGTCGAGTACATAGACGTCACCAAAGACCCGGCGATGCTCAAGGAAATGGTAAAGATCTCGGGCGGCAGAGAGGTTCCGGTCATCATCGAAGGCGAGAAGGTCACGGTAGGCCACGGAGGCACCTGAGGGATATAAGGAATGTTGCAGTTTGCAACAAGCCATCATTTTTTTTCCGGAGGAAGCTTATGAAGGCCAAAAATTGTTTGCTCCTTTGTGTTCTGCTCGTCTCTGTTCTCATCATCCCGGCGCCGGCACGTGCCTTTTTGAACAACTTCGACACCGCCGCCATCTCAGACCAGGGGAAGTGGAAAGGGAAGCTGGGGATAACCTCCTCGGATAATTTTTTCGCTCTCTTCGTGGGGGGGAACTACGGGATACAAAGCGGCTTCGAGGTTACCGGCCGTGGAGGCGTTCTCAATTCCGATGTGGATGAAGACGAAACGGGCCTTCTGCTCGGCATCGGCGGGAGGTACAAAGCCGCGTTCTTTGCAAACCCGAACTACCCCGACTTTGCACTCCAGGCAACGTACGACCTGGGCTTCGCCGACGGGAGCGCCCTGCACTCGATCGCCGCGGCGGCGCTCGTATCAAAGGAGGTAACCGCCGCTGAAAGCAAACACGCCATCACTCCCTACGGCGGCCCCGAGATCGAGGTCATGGGGGGGTCGCTGAACGACGACACGGACGTGAACTTCCACCTGACCCTGGGGACCGAGTTTCTCCTGGATAGGCAGTTCGGCATCATCTTCGAAGGCAAAATAGGCGGCGGGTCCTCGGTCGGATTGGCCGTCTCGTACAAATTCTGACGAAAGGGGGAGAGAAACCGCATGGTGAAGCTTTCTGAAGTGGCCCTGAAATTTCTCAACCTGGGAATCGAAGCAGAGCTCATGGCATACGTCTTCTACAAGAAAGTCCTGAAGATGCTCAAGGAAAAGGACCTGATCGCGATAATCGAAAAGTTCGCCCACGATGAAAAGGAACATTTTCTTCAGCTGGAAAACGAATACGACAAGAACGTTCGATCCGAGATGTGGGCCCCCTACAAGGACATCATGAGGAAGGAGGGGCTTCCGGAAATCGACGAGTACATATCGGAAACCCACCGGGAGCTCCTGAAGAAGATCGGAAAGCTCAAGACCAAGAGGGACATCTTCGAGATGGCCCTCTCCCTCGAGAAGGAGGCCTTCAACCTCTACGAGGAGTCCTCCAACAAGGTCGAACAACCGGAGGCGAAAAAGATATTCGAGCATCTCAAAAACTTCGAGCTGGGCCACGTGCGAACCGTCGAACGGGCCCTCAAGAACCTCTAGAAAAGTCGGAGGAAGGCCAGACGGCGGGACCTATCGTGGGGAGCCCGGAGCTTCGAACCCGGATCAAACCCGTCTTTTGAAGTCCCCGTGCCTCATTTCAAAACTTCCCGGAGGGATCACTCCACCCATGGTTCGTCGGAGTCGAAATCGATATCCTTGGGGGGAACGTACTTCTTGTTTATCTCGACGATATCGGTGGAAAGCCTGTACTGGTCGTAAATCGCATTGAGCTCCCGCGAGTGATCTATCTCATCGAGCCTGATGGTGCCGAGTGCCCAGGTCAGCTCGGGGCTCGTGAAGACGTTCAGCCCCTTTTCGCAGAGTTCGATCGCCTTCTTTTCGCCTTCCAGGTGCCGCTCGATCATCTCTTTGATGGTGGTGGGCGTCTGGCGCCTCAGGTGCCCGCTGCTCGGTTTCGGCGTTCCCCCGAGCTTCCTGATCAGCTGGCACAGCATGCGGGCGTGCTCGATCTCCGTGGCACCGAATTTTCTGAACCGCTCCCGCAGGTACTCGTCATGGATGTTTTCCGCGTGGAGGTTGTAGTCGAAGATACCCTGGTACTCCACCTTCAGCATGGTGTTCAAAAACTTCACCACATCGTAGGTGGCGATGCCTTCTCCCTGAAAATCCCCCATCCTGACCGAGTCATCTTTCGCACGTGAGCCGATTTTCCCGAGGAGGTCCAGGAGATCCGGGTCTTTCAGTTTATCCCCGCCGAGAAGATCCTTCGCCTTGTCGGCCTTTTCGGCAAGGGCTTCGAGCAGATCTTTGATCTCGCCGAGGACGATGTCTTTCTTCATGTCTCCTCCCCTCCAGGCACCGTTGTTTCTCTTATTTTACACCCTTACATAAGAGGGTGCGCCGCGGGGTAAAGTTTCGGGGGGACGCAACGGTGCGGGCCGTTTGCCGCTTAGCTTACATGCTCTCCATGCGCAGAACGATGCGCTTGATGACCTCCGACGCGTTTATCACCGACTCGACGGAGATCCTCTCGTCGACGCCGTGTATCCTGCCCAGCTCCTCCTTCGGGATCAGGCAGGGCAAGAGCCCGTAGGTAACCACTCCCGCAGCCCGGTAGTAGCGGGAATCGGTAAATCCCGTGGAGAGATAGGGCAGCGCCGTCATACCGGGGTAGACTTCCCCGAGTGCATCCCTTATGAGGCCGAAAAACTCCGTCTTCTCCGACCCCGAAGGGTTTGCGGCGTACAGGACTTCGACCGTGATATCGAGGCCGTCCAGGGTTTCCCTGATCCTCTCCAAAACCGTTTCGGGATCCCGGCCCGGGAGTATCCTCACGTCGATCGACGCCTCCGCCACGGCGGGGATGACGTTTGGCTTGAACCCGGCGTTCAGCATGGTCACGGCAACGGTGTCCTTGAATACC
Proteins encoded in this region:
- a CDS encoding LemA family protein codes for the protein MHYVPLVLIAAGVGWGILTYNAFVSMKNRIRNSFHQIDVQLRRKIDLIPNLVEVVKDYMSFEKDTLERVIQARSMVTRAKDPKEKAESSALLTDALKSLFAVVESYPDLKANRAVADLEEELTSTENRIAYSRQFYNDCVMAYNTKLEKFPSNLIGSLFNYEKEIYFDTGGEREQRIRVDLVPGN
- a CDS encoding M48 family metalloprotease; the encoded protein is MVTFHEAIEQNRRASYLLTAALVVTAVLVGYVTGKAQGHTIAGVMLALSILAVLAIVTLTSGKEIPLLVNSATKADAETELLLTNIIEELKIASGLRSTPEVYVIEDGTINAFASALSDEAAAIAVTRGAIGNLTREELQGVLAHEVSHILGRDTRYFLFLSVFVGSVVMISDLFLKIGLFSRRARLSIGLVVPALFLALFSPLIVTILRFAISRKREFLADARAVQMTRNPAALASALRKTTRFGSRIEGVNRATRHMFILNPSPANGFGDRFLFSTHPPVEERIKRLQMMGARFFQK